The following proteins are co-located in the Desulfoscipio sp. XC116 genome:
- a CDS encoding NADH:flavin oxidoreductase, whose translation MSIMFEQTAIGSMVLSNRFVRSATWEGMAADDGSVTPKLIDTMVELAGGGVGLIITSHSYVRPEGKAGPFQLGVYKDELIPGLREMTKAVHDYGAKIVMQISHAGRFAAKKLTGQTPLVVSEEPGKGYHEITDRDICDLVIAFADGAGRAKAAGFDGVQIHSAHGYLLSQFLSPVFNRRRDAYGGDIKNRSSVLVRVYQAVREAVGEDFPILIKLNCSDFNESGLTCEESLQVGRILADEGLDAIELSGGLLIDKKLSPSRTGIKTEEDEAYFKEEARRFKNSISIPLILVGGMRSFSIAQRLVEEGVTDYISMSRPLIREPNLIDRWKSGDRRKAECISDNSCFIAAASGNGVSCKIK comes from the coding sequence ATGAGTATAATGTTTGAACAAACAGCTATTGGCAGTATGGTATTGTCTAATCGCTTTGTCCGCTCGGCAACCTGGGAAGGTATGGCCGCCGATGATGGATCCGTTACCCCCAAGCTGATTGATACAATGGTTGAGCTTGCCGGAGGCGGCGTGGGCTTAATTATTACAAGCCATAGCTATGTCCGGCCGGAGGGAAAGGCGGGTCCTTTTCAGCTTGGCGTGTACAAGGACGAACTCATACCCGGACTGCGGGAAATGACCAAAGCTGTTCACGATTACGGCGCCAAGATTGTTATGCAGATTTCCCATGCCGGTAGATTTGCGGCAAAAAAACTAACCGGTCAAACACCGTTGGTCGTTTCAGAAGAACCGGGTAAAGGATACCATGAAATAACCGATCGGGATATATGTGATTTAGTGATTGCTTTTGCTGATGGGGCAGGTAGGGCTAAGGCGGCCGGCTTTGATGGGGTTCAAATACATTCAGCTCACGGCTACCTGCTCAGCCAGTTCCTATCACCGGTATTTAACCGACGCCGGGATGCCTACGGAGGAGATATCAAAAACAGATCCAGCGTTCTTGTTAGAGTTTACCAGGCAGTTAGAGAAGCCGTGGGTGAAGATTTCCCGATATTGATTAAGCTGAACTGCAGTGACTTTAATGAGAGCGGGTTAACATGCGAAGAATCCCTTCAGGTTGGCCGGATACTGGCCGATGAAGGACTGGATGCCATCGAATTAAGCGGCGGACTGCTTATAGATAAAAAACTTTCCCCCAGCCGCACCGGCATAAAAACAGAGGAAGATGAGGCCTATTTCAAAGAAGAGGCCCGTCGTTTCAAAAATTCCATCTCTATTCCGCTAATACTGGTGGGCGGTATGCGTTCCTTTTCGATAGCCCAGCGCCTGGTTGAAGAGGGAGTAACAGATTATATTTCCATGAGCCGCCCGTTAATCAGGGAGCCTAATTTGATTGACCGCTGGAAATCCGGAGATCGTCGCAAAGCGGAATGCATATCGGATAATAGTTGTTTTATAGCTGCGGCATCAGGTAATGGGGTATCCTGTAAAATCAAATAA
- a CDS encoding PD-(D/E)XK nuclease family transposase has translation MLEIAPPGEMNAAEYWLTFMKNAHKSDGKDLLQKLMGRKEELAMAIDMLEEISADERLRQKAYAREKARLDAVSRIKIHLVG, from the coding sequence ATGCTAGAAATAGCGCCTCCGGGAGAGATGAACGCGGCGGAATATTGGCTGACCTTTATGAAAAACGCCCATAAATCGGACGGCAAAGATTTACTCCAAAAATTAATGGGCCGTAAGGAGGAATTAGCTATGGCCATAGATATGCTGGAAGAAATAAGCGCCGATGAAAGGTTGCGGCAAAAGGCCTATGCACGGGAAAAGGCCAGACTGGATGCTGTCTCCAGAATCAAAATTCATTTAGTTGGTTAA
- a CDS encoding S-layer homology domain-containing protein, translating into MAGAVYYYAIATHTLETGTAAAASNIAGVTVTEDVYNYISNLRIYATQSGIVSPDVPNFTFSPHTTDYRINVTDGQSLYKIDITWGNNLPENVYVKIMKSGSQVKEAAASDAKHGVTSISPATLFTGCKLDSASPLQFSIVIGIKDGGTYKQTDTYDFTVRREEALKSLLITDATDADIKYDTTPSWTVSVPETKNIHTRQYTAVVPEGTEALKITALPRTLKDTAVYIGDRKVDDPAQPHRITLGDFNVVDNKITIPINLRYEGSGAGADTEYTLTVSLFDHSPVITGQPANVNCEKDEDAELSVQVQTPESGTLSYQWRRYTSNANPVFINGATEAAYSVPTSYASTYDYDCIVKNTVNGVEYQTITDRARATVNLTYISPIVFLLQPGHGDYKKSYFCNEKPESVRFAVYAPDEGVSTVNNVSYALFYNTTASTENGVLVNDYPDTSGPYNVGDIHGFKRIFESFAQEEPGTYYYYVVAKAYAAGCEPVETVSDFLEITFSEMGDLVPLAGSGKSSDPYLITSVADLEAIRALIKDGYYLEGQHFKLTADITLPVGWEPLGEIIDPTITQTIEGKTYLNPQNGKNVAPFSGRLDGDGHTITVPENGLPLFNYVRSATVKNLNIYGVKIAGAGLVDKLFVDYGTDGEYAVGDPAMITLDKVTLQSGSSTLRSGLLQGSGSSVNDISITNCTVEEDVIVGYDRNSKAIGSFVGELNGVIKSSASYANVYGADYVGGLVGAKGQSMGDCMIYNSLFQGNVHASGRFAGGILSMGYGGCANPVPVTIRNCLVIGSISGGNAVGGVFGGESGLVCAWNESWITDNAFIGQVSADKESTIAGASGKFAGGIVGFLRSVDKAQHISNNYFHDTGGSEKNGIGYIGTIIYTDHSEYGEQWGIADEFVINDVCKPMSAAQFADGTVVKLLNGSETSYRNWCQGEKYPYLSSEPIVHSLELSGEYKTQYYIDEPLDLSGIDITAHWSDGAETKPALSDVKVSGYDSSTRGVKTVTLAYGAATAELTVTVLIRPGPDPDQNTIKVYLTLLGADARGKDYTGTPQTLKNNNLKTWIPRTAYEVDLNATVWDVLKTALDEKGWRYSNPNGNYVESITKDGVTLAELTNGGLSGWMYTLNGTHPSLGVAEQFLENEDRIVFHYTDDYTQEEGTEKWGGGTPTAASDSAALAPKVTAKNGVASATVSAADMASAIAAAKKNGGASILIAPEIAGTASKISVNMPRESLASIATETDANLVVKTAVGSLTIPNSALASIASQAKGSAVTVSLARVDNSSLTAKQQEAAGDNPVYDLNVTSGGTNISGFGGKSITVSLPYTLQEGEDPAGVTVWYLNDAGELEQIACTYDPGTGMAIFTTDHLSCYVVGYAEAAREAVTPAWANPFTDVKPADWFYNSVAFAVRNDLFSGTSATAFSPNEPMTRAMLVTVLYRLEGEPAVTGSNSFTDARSGQWYTDAVIWANAEGIVTGYGGGLFGPNDSVTRQQMAAILHNYARHKGYDVTATTDLAAFNDAAKVSDWAREAVQWANAAGLITGRTATGLAPDGTATRAEVASILMRFCEDVAG; encoded by the coding sequence GTGGCGGGCGCGGTTTACTATTATGCCATCGCCACCCACACCCTCGAAACCGGCACGGCCGCGGCGGCCAGCAATATTGCCGGCGTGACGGTGACCGAAGATGTATACAATTATATTTCAAATTTGAGAATCTATGCAACTCAGAGCGGCATCGTTTCCCCCGATGTGCCTAATTTTACTTTTAGCCCGCATACCACCGATTACCGCATAAACGTGACCGACGGGCAAAGCCTTTACAAGATTGATATAACCTGGGGGAACAATTTGCCGGAAAACGTGTATGTGAAAATAATGAAGTCGGGCTCGCAAGTAAAAGAAGCGGCGGCAAGTGACGCAAAGCATGGCGTCACTTCTATCAGTCCGGCTACTCTTTTTACTGGGTGTAAGCTTGATTCCGCATCGCCGCTGCAATTTTCCATTGTCATTGGTATCAAAGACGGCGGAACATACAAGCAAACAGATACCTATGACTTCACCGTCCGGCGTGAGGAAGCCCTTAAATCGCTGTTGATCACCGACGCAACCGATGCCGATATTAAGTACGACACCACGCCAAGCTGGACGGTAAGTGTCCCCGAAACGAAAAACATTCACACCCGCCAATATACTGCGGTTGTGCCGGAGGGAACCGAGGCGCTGAAGATTACCGCCCTTCCAAGAACCCTTAAGGACACGGCGGTGTATATCGGGGATCGGAAGGTGGACGACCCTGCCCAGCCGCACCGGATTACCCTTGGCGACTTTAACGTGGTTGACAATAAAATTACCATTCCCATCAACCTCCGCTATGAGGGCTCCGGCGCCGGCGCGGACACGGAGTATACGCTGACGGTCAGCTTGTTTGATCATTCTCCCGTTATCACCGGACAACCGGCGAATGTCAACTGTGAAAAAGATGAGGATGCCGAACTGTCTGTGCAAGTCCAAACACCCGAGTCCGGAACATTGAGCTATCAGTGGAGACGGTACACTTCAAACGCAAATCCTGTTTTCATAAACGGCGCAACGGAAGCCGCCTATTCTGTTCCTACGAGCTACGCCAGCACGTATGATTATGACTGCATCGTGAAAAACACGGTAAACGGAGTCGAGTATCAAACGATTACCGACAGGGCGCGGGCGACGGTCAATCTGACCTATATATCTCCAATCGTATTTCTTTTGCAGCCGGGACACGGAGATTACAAGAAAAGCTATTTTTGCAATGAGAAGCCGGAATCAGTTAGATTTGCTGTATACGCGCCTGACGAAGGGGTTTCTACAGTAAATAATGTATCCTATGCATTGTTCTATAATACAACCGCAAGCACAGAGAACGGTGTTTTGGTAAACGATTACCCTGATACTAGCGGGCCGTACAATGTTGGGGATATACATGGATTTAAACGTATTTTCGAATCATTCGCCCAAGAGGAACCCGGGACGTATTATTACTATGTCGTTGCCAAAGCATACGCCGCTGGATGCGAGCCGGTTGAGACGGTAAGCGATTTTTTGGAGATAACCTTTTCTGAAATGGGCGACCTCGTGCCGCTGGCCGGTTCGGGAAAATCCTCCGATCCGTATTTGATTACGTCCGTTGCCGATCTGGAGGCCATCCGGGCACTCATAAAGGACGGCTACTATCTTGAAGGACAGCATTTCAAGCTGACCGCGGATATTACTCTGCCCGTTGGCTGGGAGCCTCTCGGTGAGATAATCGACCCGACTATTACGCAAACAATAGAAGGCAAAACCTATCTAAACCCTCAAAACGGTAAAAATGTGGCGCCGTTCAGCGGCAGGCTGGATGGCGACGGACACACCATTACCGTGCCGGAAAACGGACTGCCGCTTTTTAATTATGTCCGCAGCGCCACGGTGAAAAATTTGAATATCTACGGCGTTAAGATTGCCGGCGCCGGTCTTGTGGACAAATTATTTGTCGACTATGGCACGGACGGCGAATATGCGGTGGGCGACCCGGCTATGATCACCCTGGACAAGGTTACCCTGCAATCCGGCAGCAGTACGCTGCGGTCCGGATTGCTGCAGGGCTCCGGTTCAAGTGTAAATGATATTAGCATTACCAATTGCACGGTAGAGGAAGATGTAATCGTTGGCTACGATCGCAACTCTAAGGCTATTGGCTCTTTTGTCGGGGAACTTAACGGCGTGATAAAATCCAGCGCCAGTTACGCAAACGTTTACGGAGCAGATTATGTGGGCGGTCTGGTGGGTGCAAAAGGTCAGTCGATGGGCGACTGTATGATATACAACTCGTTATTCCAGGGCAACGTACACGCCTCCGGAAGGTTCGCGGGCGGCATACTCAGTATGGGGTATGGGGGGTGTGCTAACCCAGTCCCCGTCACGATTCGGAACTGCCTGGTAATCGGCAGCATTTCGGGCGGCAACGCCGTGGGCGGCGTGTTCGGCGGCGAAAGCGGCTTGGTCTGCGCTTGGAACGAAAGTTGGATTACCGATAACGCGTTCATCGGACAAGTCAGCGCGGACAAGGAGAGCACCATTGCCGGCGCCAGCGGCAAATTTGCCGGTGGTATCGTGGGCTTCCTGCGCAGTGTCGATAAGGCGCAACATATTTCCAACAACTATTTTCATGACACCGGCGGCAGTGAGAAAAACGGCATTGGGTATATCGGCACCATTATTTACACCGACCACAGCGAATATGGCGAGCAGTGGGGAATAGCGGACGAATTCGTTATTAACGATGTCTGCAAGCCCATGAGCGCAGCGCAATTTGCTGACGGTACGGTTGTCAAGCTCCTGAACGGCTCTGAGACAAGTTACAGGAATTGGTGCCAGGGCGAAAAATACCCGTATTTGAGCAGCGAGCCAATTGTCCATAGCTTGGAACTCTCCGGCGAGTACAAGACCCAGTACTACATTGACGAACCTCTCGACCTGTCCGGTATTGACATTACGGCGCACTGGTCGGACGGCGCCGAAACCAAGCCGGCGTTGAGCGACGTTAAAGTGTCCGGCTATGACAGTTCAACCCGCGGGGTAAAGACGGTGACGCTTGCCTACGGCGCGGCGACGGCGGAATTGACAGTAACTGTTTTGATCCGCCCGGGTCCGGACCCGGATCAGAATACCATCAAGGTCTATTTGACACTATTGGGCGCCGACGCGCGCGGCAAAGATTATACGGGCACTCCGCAAACCTTGAAGAACAACAACCTGAAAACCTGGATTCCGCGGACCGCGTACGAGGTTGACTTGAACGCGACGGTTTGGGACGTTTTAAAAACCGCTCTTGACGAGAAAGGTTGGAGATACTCAAACCCGAACGGCAACTATGTGGAATCAATAACCAAGGACGGCGTGACGCTTGCGGAACTCACCAATGGAGGACTTTCGGGCTGGATGTATACCCTCAACGGTACGCATCCGTCACTCGGTGTCGCGGAACAGTTCCTGGAAAATGAAGATAGAATTGTGTTCCATTACACCGACGACTATACCCAGGAAGAAGGCACCGAGAAGTGGGGCGGCGGCACCCCGACGGCCGCATCGGATTCCGCCGCTTTAGCTCCGAAGGTTACGGCGAAGAACGGCGTTGCGTCGGCAACCGTCTCGGCGGCCGATATGGCGTCCGCGATTGCCGCGGCCAAGAAAAACGGCGGCGCTTCCATTCTGATTGCCCCGGAGATCGCGGGAACGGCAAGCAAGATCAGCGTGAACATGCCCAGGGAATCCCTGGCCTCCATTGCTACGGAGACGGACGCCAATCTGGTAGTGAAGACCGCCGTCGGCAGCCTCACCATCCCCAACAGCGCTCTGGCCTCCATCGCCTCCCAAGCTAAAGGAAGCGCGGTCACGGTGAGTCTGGCGCGTGTGGACAACTCCTCCCTGACAGCGAAGCAGCAAGAGGCGGCGGGAGATAACCCGGTCTATGACCTCAATGTCACGAGCGGAGGAACGAACATCTCCGGATTCGGAGGAAAGAGCATCACCGTCTCCCTCCCCTATACCCTGCAAGAGGGAGAAGACCCGGCAGGAGTCACCGTCTGGTACCTGAACGATGCTGGAGAGCTGGAGCAGATAGCTTGCACTTACGACCCGGGAACCGGGATGGCCATCTTCACCACGGACCACCTGTCCTGCTACGTGGTGGGCTATGCCGAGGCAGCGCGGGAAGCTGTAACGCCGGCCTGGGCCAACCCCTTCACCGACGTGAAGCCGGCCGACTGGTTCTATAACAGCGTGGCTTTTGCTGTGCGGAACGACTTGTTCAGCGGCACAAGCGCCACGGCTTTCAGCCCCAATGAACCGATGACCCGGGCCATGCTGGTGACCGTTCTGTACCGCCTGGAAGGCGAGCCTGCCGTCACGGGCAGCAACAGCTTCACCGACGCAAGGAGCGGCCAGTGGTACACCGACGCCGTTATCTGGGCCAATGCCGAAGGCATCGTGACCGGCTACGGCGGCGGGCTGTTCGGACCGAACGACAGCGTTACCCGCCAGCAAATGGCGGCGATTCTGCATAACTACGCCAGGCATAAAGGCTATGATGTGACAGCCACAACTGATCTGGCGGCTTTTAACGACGCTGCCAAGGTTAGCGACTGGGCGCGGGAGGCCGTGCAATGGGCCAACGCCGCGGGCCTGATTACGGGCCGCACGGCGACCGGCCTTGCGCCGGACGGTACCGCCACAAGGGCCGAGGTGGCCTCTATCCTCATGCGCTTCTGTGAGGACGTTGCCGGATAG
- a CDS encoding adenosylcobinamide amidohydrolase: protein MLEELTAFNSDVPIKGIRFYLAGGRTFLIVSLRRLKILSSTVMEVKRKRVNFIISHTVGKKFTSDNPAEYLACLAKKMNLGEQVLGLMTAVDVRHTVMSSDTKRGLAVATLCAAEVDRACSDEGVAAQTSITAPGAINLVVLIDGNLSEAAMLNALITAAEAKTMAVMRSGIRLPYGTPAAGATNDAIVIACTGRGKPHPYAGAATDLGFLIGRTVYRSVTWGIGDCLVANGAARLKGC, encoded by the coding sequence ATGCTTGAAGAACTTACCGCCTTCAACTCCGATGTTCCGATTAAAGGTATTAGATTTTATCTGGCGGGGGGGCGTACTTTTTTAATTGTTTCTCTGCGCCGGTTAAAGATTTTAAGCTCTACGGTCATGGAGGTGAAGCGAAAGCGGGTCAATTTTATTATAAGCCATACTGTGGGAAAAAAATTCACCAGTGACAATCCGGCTGAATATCTTGCCTGTTTGGCTAAAAAGATGAATTTGGGTGAACAGGTTTTGGGTTTAATGACGGCGGTTGACGTTAGACACACGGTAATGAGTTCCGATACAAAACGAGGACTGGCGGTGGCCACACTCTGCGCGGCCGAGGTGGATCGTGCCTGTTCGGACGAAGGTGTTGCCGCTCAGACAAGCATAACCGCGCCGGGTGCAATTAACCTAGTGGTTCTGATTGACGGGAATCTGTCCGAGGCTGCCATGCTCAACGCCTTAATCACGGCTGCGGAAGCCAAAACAATGGCGGTGATGCGGTCCGGCATTCGCCTGCCTTACGGTACACCGGCCGCAGGCGCCACCAATGACGCCATCGTCATCGCTTGCACCGGAAGAGGAAAACCGCACCCCTATGCCGGGGCGGCAACCGACCTGGGATTCTTAATTGGACGGACGGTGTACCGGTCGGTAACTTGGGGTATCGGTGACTGCTTGGTCGCTAACGGTGCTGCCAGGCTGAAAGGATGCTAA
- a CDS encoding radical SAM protein encodes MSIHSLLSSARHGRLLNKDEAIKLLNIDYRSEDFYELISTANYISRTKFNNKGLVFAQIGINAEPCSVNCKFCSMGRDHYSLPVTWRKNAAEILSELELFIANGINDLFLMTTADYPVSSFLETSQVIRKHLPDHIRFVANIGDFNFEAARKLKEAGFTGAYHINRLREGIDTTIKPETRINTLNAIRDAGLDLYYCVEPIGPEHTYDELVTEMLRARYYNAQVMAVMRRIPVKGTPLYDKGQIPAIELTKIAAVAGIVTLPPRAMNAHEVTPMTLLAGVNQLYAEYGANPRDTESETEKNRGFSVERAWHMLWEAGYEITKQN; translated from the coding sequence ATGTCGATCCATAGTTTATTATCGTCCGCCAGGCACGGGAGGTTACTAAATAAGGATGAAGCAATTAAATTGCTAAACATTGATTACCGGAGCGAAGACTTTTACGAATTAATTTCTACTGCAAATTACATTTCCCGCACTAAATTTAACAACAAAGGGCTGGTTTTTGCTCAAATAGGCATAAATGCCGAACCCTGTTCCGTTAACTGCAAATTTTGCTCCATGGGGCGAGACCATTATTCTTTACCCGTTACTTGGAGGAAAAACGCTGCAGAGATATTGTCGGAGCTGGAATTATTCATTGCCAATGGTATTAACGACCTTTTCTTAATGACCACCGCCGATTACCCGGTCAGTAGCTTTCTGGAAACTTCCCAAGTGATAAGAAAGCACTTGCCTGATCATATTAGATTTGTTGCCAATATAGGAGATTTTAATTTTGAAGCTGCCAGGAAGCTTAAAGAGGCGGGATTTACAGGTGCTTATCATATTAACCGATTAAGAGAAGGTATTGACACCACAATAAAGCCTGAAACCAGGATAAATACTCTCAATGCCATTCGTGACGCCGGTTTAGACTTATATTACTGTGTTGAGCCCATTGGTCCGGAACATACATATGATGAATTGGTGACCGAAATGCTTAGAGCAAGATACTATAATGCTCAAGTAATGGCCGTTATGCGACGTATACCGGTCAAAGGAACACCCTTGTATGATAAGGGACAAATTCCCGCCATAGAGTTAACTAAAATAGCTGCCGTTGCCGGGATCGTCACCCTTCCCCCAAGAGCCATGAATGCCCATGAAGTTACCCCCATGACGCTACTAGCCGGTGTGAACCAACTTTATGCGGAATATGGAGCCAATCCAAGGGATACAGAATCTGAAACTGAAAAAAACAGGGGTTTCTCAGTTGAACGGGCTTGGCACATGTTATGGGAAGCAGGTTACGAAATTACTAAACAAAATTAA
- a CDS encoding ABC transporter ATP-binding protein — translation MWCCFIIFLTKGCKVYLKQSTPNRREMSMILTLEDINISFGGRDVFKNFSLSIKRGEITAITGPSGCGKTTLLNIISGTIKPDAGQVNNMSKKIGCIFQEDRLLPWKTVFQNILIVRENTEKNSTDKLISDVGLCGFENYYPHQLSGGMRQRCAIARAFNYEGELLLMDEPFSSLDINIKHDIMEKTLKLWDKTDVTIIFVTHNIDEAVFMADRIFILKNCPAQIAGVVESRIRREQSKDSAYINTVKKSVLALTAGGTYPCPVL, via the coding sequence ATGTGGTGCTGCTTTATTATATTTTTGACAAAGGGCTGCAAAGTATATTTAAAACAAAGTACGCCAAATCGAAGGGAGATGTCTATGATTTTAACACTTGAAGACATAAACATCAGCTTTGGTGGCAGAGATGTGTTTAAGAACTTTTCCCTTAGCATAAAACGGGGAGAGATTACGGCGATAACCGGGCCATCCGGTTGCGGGAAGACTACCTTGTTGAATATAATATCCGGGACAATAAAACCGGATGCGGGACAAGTCAATAACATGAGTAAGAAGATAGGGTGCATATTCCAGGAAGACAGGCTTCTGCCATGGAAAACGGTGTTTCAAAATATACTGATCGTGAGGGAAAATACTGAAAAAAATAGTACCGACAAGCTTATTTCAGACGTAGGACTTTGTGGTTTTGAAAACTATTATCCGCATCAACTGAGTGGGGGTATGAGACAACGCTGTGCTATAGCGCGTGCTTTTAATTATGAAGGGGAATTGCTTTTGATGGATGAGCCTTTCAGTTCATTGGATATTAATATTAAACATGACATAATGGAAAAAACGTTAAAGCTTTGGGATAAGACAGACGTTACCATAATATTTGTGACTCACAATATTGATGAAGCCGTATTTATGGCTGACAGAATTTTTATACTGAAAAACTGTCCCGCCCAAATAGCCGGTGTGGTTGAGAGTCGCATTAGAAGAGAACAAAGTAAAGACAGCGCTTATATAAACACAGTGAAAAAAAGTGTGCTTGCGCTTACCGCAGGGGGGACTTATCCCTGTCCTGTCCTCTGA
- a CDS encoding ABC transporter permease, giving the protein MKHFITGSKKYGLVTLLIILAAWEGLSLAYSPVMIPSPQETFIELFSTLGTRDFYLDVLITIGRLLIGIVLAVVVGSAAGFFAAANEGFKNLLNPLINILQAVPPISWLALALIWFGVNGQATIFIIFMAAAPVMIINVMEGIKNIDVKLLHMGRIFGFSKFKILRHIVLPALKAPFKSGLEIIIGLGWKLVIMGEVLSSNSGIGAEITNARLNINTARLFALTIDVVLLYYIFDKGLQSIFKTKYAKSKGDVYDFNT; this is encoded by the coding sequence ATGAAGCATTTTATTACGGGAAGTAAAAAATACGGCTTGGTGACACTATTAATTATACTTGCCGCATGGGAGGGGTTATCACTGGCTTATTCGCCGGTGATGATCCCAAGCCCTCAGGAAACTTTCATCGAGCTTTTTAGCACTTTAGGGACAAGAGATTTTTACCTGGATGTGCTTATAACCATCGGTCGGTTGCTGATTGGCATTGTGTTGGCGGTTGTTGTGGGAAGTGCCGCCGGTTTTTTTGCGGCGGCAAATGAGGGATTTAAGAATTTGTTGAATCCGCTGATCAATATATTGCAGGCCGTACCGCCAATATCGTGGCTGGCGCTGGCGCTAATATGGTTTGGGGTAAATGGACAGGCCACGATTTTTATAATCTTTATGGCCGCGGCTCCGGTCATGATAATTAATGTTATGGAGGGCATAAAGAATATTGATGTAAAGCTATTGCATATGGGCAGGATATTTGGCTTTTCAAAGTTCAAAATACTTCGGCATATAGTACTGCCTGCGTTAAAAGCTCCTTTTAAATCCGGCCTTGAAATAATTATTGGCTTAGGGTGGAAGCTTGTAATAATGGGCGAAGTGCTTAGTTCAAACTCCGGGATAGGAGCTGAAATAACCAATGCGCGCCTGAATATTAACACCGCAAGGCTTTTTGCTCTAACTATCGATGTGGTGCTGCTTTATTATATTTTTGACAAAGGGCTGCAAAGTATATTTAAAACAAAGTACGCCAAATCGAAGGGAGATGTCTATGATTTTAACACTTGA
- a CDS encoding ABC transporter substrate-binding protein, whose amino-acid sequence MRRLPYILVLAFIILSLVTGCGDSDNTEQKQEGHEGTEPIELKLGMPKAPPTLPLLRMMETNALGGNVKLELAIWESTENMIAMASDDSYPIMAVPVNVGAQLYNKGINIKLANVNTWGVIYLVSSDPAVKDWADLRGKAVYIAFKGAPPDMITKYLLQEKGLTPGEDVEMIYSTPAEVAQLLKGGKIQNAVNIEPFIQAGRSEGDNIRIIAGYGSEWRKIQGDEFDLPNAGIVFKDKFINEHRELADKFQAEYEKALKWTVENPGEAGALAEKHLGFKKELIEKAMPNLALKYKSAIDAKAELEKYYNVLSGFEVQCIGGKLPDEAFYYGK is encoded by the coding sequence TTGAGAAGATTACCGTATATTCTTGTTCTGGCTTTTATCATATTATCCTTGGTCACGGGCTGCGGCGATTCCGACAATACAGAGCAGAAGCAGGAAGGTCATGAAGGAACTGAACCAATTGAATTGAAACTGGGCATGCCGAAGGCTCCTCCAACCCTTCCTCTGCTTAGAATGATGGAGACCAATGCCCTGGGTGGAAATGTCAAGCTGGAGCTTGCCATTTGGGAGAGCACTGAAAATATGATAGCCATGGCTTCAGACGATAGCTATCCGATTATGGCGGTGCCGGTAAACGTGGGTGCGCAGCTCTATAACAAGGGAATCAATATAAAGCTTGCTAATGTCAATACGTGGGGCGTTATTTATCTCGTCAGCTCCGATCCGGCGGTCAAGGATTGGGCGGATCTTAGAGGTAAGGCTGTTTATATAGCATTTAAAGGGGCGCCGCCCGATATGATAACAAAATATTTGCTGCAAGAGAAGGGTCTGACCCCCGGCGAGGATGTGGAAATGATATATTCAACGCCTGCGGAAGTAGCCCAGCTTCTAAAGGGAGGGAAAATTCAAAATGCTGTTAATATCGAACCCTTTATTCAGGCCGGTAGAAGTGAAGGAGATAATATACGGATAATAGCCGGTTACGGTAGCGAATGGAGAAAGATACAGGGTGATGAATTTGATTTGCCCAATGCCGGAATAGTGTTCAAGGACAAATTTATAAACGAGCATAGGGAGCTTGCGGATAAGTTCCAGGCGGAATATGAGAAGGCTTTGAAGTGGACTGTTGAGAATCCGGGAGAAGCCGGGGCTCTTGCGGAAAAACACCTTGGTTTTAAAAAGGAGCTCATAGAAAAAGCTATGCCTAATCTTGCGCTCAAATATAAGTCTGCAATTGACGCAAAGGCAGAGCTGGAGAAATATTATAATGTCTTATCCGGCTTCGAGGTGCAATGCATAGGAGGCAAGCTGCCTGATGAAGCATTTTATTACGGGAAGTAA
- a CDS encoding cupin domain-containing protein, which yields MNDKYIKNINHKEALALNNLVECVKGGVVSRTLVQRGDFSLTLFALDRGEGISAYSMPGDTMLHIYDGGVEVVLGESGRFTLQEGQTLVVPADVPHSIDAVEPAKMMIVIVKSQKEGAGKS from the coding sequence ATGAACGACAAGTACATTAAAAATATAAATCATAAAGAGGCATTGGCGCTGAATAATTTAGTTGAATGTGTAAAAGGCGGGGTCGTAAGCCGCACTCTTGTCCAGAGAGGTGATTTTAGCCTTACATTATTTGCCTTGGACCGGGGGGAAGGTATAAGCGCTTACTCAATGCCCGGTGATACAATGCTGCACATATACGATGGCGGAGTTGAGGTTGTCCTTGGAGAGAGCGGAAGATTTACCCTTCAAGAAGGACAAACCTTAGTTGTCCCAGCAGATGTGCCTCATAGTATTGACGCGGTGGAACCGGCGAAAATGATGATTGTGATAGTGAAATCACAAAAAGAAGGGGCGGGAAAAAGTTGA